The window TCGCTCGGCAGGATAGTAATTAAAATAACCAGCTATCTCAATTCCTGGTCTTGAAATATCACTCATAGTAATTGGACGGTTTATGCCTTCTTCTCCACTGATAAGCTCCAGATTAAACTTCTCAATGATATCTTTGGTGCGAACATTTGGCAAAAGAGCCTCCTCCTTCATTTGAACAAAAATAAAATATAGTTGCAATAATATAAACTTTATTTTAGCACTTTTTTTCAAAGAACCAAATGGTACGGTTCTATAATAAAAGTAATTCAGGATAACCTTTCAAATTTAAGCGAAACCACTATGTCCTTTTCGTTACCCTAAACATATATTATTGGGGAATAGATATTAATAAAAAGAATAAAAGGAGTGGTAGAATGAAAATCATGTTAGATGCAGGTCATGGGTATAACACAGCAGGAAAAGCTAGCCCCGATGGCATGCGAGAATACGAATTTAACAGAGCTTGTGCAGCCTACGCAAAAGCATTCCTTGAGGGCTATCAAAATGTGACCGTCTATTATGCCCATTCTGACCAAACCGACGTACCACTTCAACAAAGAACCAATAGCGCAAATAATTTAAAAGTTGATTTCTATGTCTCAATTCACGCCAATGCCTATGGAACTAGTTGGAATAATGCTAGCGGAATCGAAACTTATGTATATATAACAAAACCTCCAGTTGCCCTTGCAGCTGCTCAAAAAATACAAAATCATCTCATTGCCGAAACAGGATTGCACAACAGAGGAGTCAAAACGGCAGATTTCCATGTGCTGCGTGAAACCAACATGGACGCTGTCCTAGTTGAATGCGGGTTTATGACAAACCCTGAGGAAATTAAATTACTACGTTCTGAAGCCTACCGCCGTACCTGTGCTGATGCCATTGTCAAAGGTGTCGCGGAACAATTTGGATTAGCAAAAAAGCCTACACCTGTGCCACCTCCTACCCCTGCACCCTCAACAGGAATTTATAAAGTACAAGTTGGAGCCTTTAAACAAAGAGATAATGCAAATTCATTAGCTGTACGGTTAGAAAAGGATGGCTTCCAACACTTTGTTTTTTCTGAAAACGGCTTATTTAAAGTCCAAGCCGGCGCATTTAAGGACAAACAAAATGCCGATGAGCTCCTTGAAAAACTAAGAAATGCTGGATACCAACCATTCGTTTACCGCGATTAATATATCGTGAACCATAGGAAATAGCCGGCAACCTCACTGCCGGCTATTTTGATTCCTTTTTTTCTAGCAACATCTTTTGAATCAATACATTAAATATTGACATGAGAATGGCAACAAATAGTGCCATTCCAAACCCATTTATTTCAAAGGCATTGCCCATAATCGAATCTGTTAATCTTAATGTAATCGCATTGATAACAAATAAGAAGAACCCTAATGTTAAAATGGTGACGGGCAAGGTTAAAATAATTAAAATCGGGCGCACGAGAATGTTCAAAATAGACAGAATAAAACTAGCTGTAATCGCTGCTCCAACACCAGAAAGCTTAAATGAATCATCAAAATAGCCAGATATCCCCATAAACAGAACCGCATTAATCAATATTCCAATCAACCATCTCATATTAATAGCGTTCCTGTTCGTTCGGTATGACAAATACAAGAATCATATACAAAAGAAACAATGGGAAAAACCCGGTCGTAAATAACAATATAACGAAAATAATTCGAAGCAAAACGGGGCTGACACCTAAAGAATTGCCCAGTCCTCCTAAAACACCTGCAAGCTTACGATCAGACTTAGACCGAACTAATTTATCCATCACACAGCCCTCCAATAAAAGGATTTTTCTTACAATTTACCCAAAAATATTTTTTCAGATTACACAATCCTTTTACTTTTGAAAATCCATCGTAAATGACTTTTTAACTGAAATTGATCCTGTTTTTGTGTCTGCATCAATATTAAGCGGCTGTTTATCAGTCAAAATCGGCTTAAAATGTAAGCTCTTTTGAACCATTTCAGTTTTCTCTTCAATGATTTGAATTCCATCAAGTTCAACGGAAAAGCTTCCTAGATTCGACTTTAGCTCGCCAACGACAGGAATGCCTTCTGGAATTAGCAACTCAATACTTCCAGTAACTGTTTTAACATCAATCAATTCACTATTTGCTCCAGTCAGCTTACAGTTAATATTTCCATTAAAAGATTGCATTTCTACACGGGAGTAATCCCCCTCTAATTGAATGGCACCATTTAATGTCTCAGCTTCTAATTCAGTGATAACGCTGTTTTGAATCTTTATTTTACCATTGGCAGTCTCAGCCTCCAATTTTCCACCGTTCAGTCCAACTGCAGCAATTCTTCCATTCGCTGTTTTCATCTTTAATGATTTAACATTTAAGTTTTCACATTGAACTGGACCATTAAACAACCTGACACGGACATTTTCATAATCCTCTTGTGGAATATAAAGAATGGCATCAACTTTCATCCACTTAGGTTGAGCTGCAAACCGTAGTGTTCCCAGTTCCACATTAAATTGGATATCTTTTAAAAAACTAGCGCGTGCTTCGTCCTGTGAAGATGCCCGATAAACCTTAGCCTTACATTCAATCCGCACATCACTTTGATCCCATGGTTTTAACACCACAGAGCCATTTGCTACATCAATATCGATATTACGCAATTGGACATCACCATGTTGAAAAATATGAGAAATTTCTGTTGCCTGCCCAAAGTTAAAATCTAAATCAAAATCTTTAATTTTCTTAAAAGCTGAATCAACAAAATCGACAATTTTATCCTTTAAAGACTGATATTTGAATTGGGTGGAGTCTTCCTCCTTCTTTTCTTCATCAAATTTCACAACCGTAGATAACTCGTTAACCAACTCTTCCTGCTTTTTTTCCATTTTTTGTTGTGATTTGTCCAAATCATTTAATAACGATAGTGCCTCTTCTGCCGATAGTTTTCCTTCTTCAACCAACTTTAAAACCCGTTTCCGTTCTTCTTGCATAGTTAACCCCTCCAACTAATTTTTCTAACGGAGCACCTTTATTCCTTGTATGATGTTCCAAATGATCACAATTAAACCAAGAAGGAAACAAACAATAAATGCAGGAATAATAATAAACGGGACAGTAGACTCTTGACCTGTTACCCCCAACACGATTCCCCAAATAAAAAACGGAACAGTGATAAGTGGGACAAGGTGAGAGAAAAATGCTCTTTTTGCATGCCCCTTGACCTCTAAATCTTCAGAGGCGAAGTAAACAATTAATGGGAATAGTCCTTGCAAAAACAACACGCTGAAATAGGATAAAGCCGCTAAAACTTTTTTGGTATCCACCGTGACTCATCTCCTCTTATTATTTACGAAAGACGTGTCATGAAGTTTCATAATGGTGAAAATTTAAATGAAATACTTTCTTAAATATACAAAAAGATCTGGCAGCCATATTCTTCGGTGCCAGATCCTGAGTAGTTTCGTATTTTATTGTTTTATGAATAGTTCCCTAATGCTTCTTTTTCAGCAATATTCTGGGTCATTCTTAATCGGTCACGTTCAAGAATCGGTTTTAAATATTTCCCAGTATAAGAAAGTGGGACTTCAGCAACTGCTTCAGGGGTGCCAGTTGCGACAATCGTTCCACCCTTGTCTCCACCTTCAGGACCAAGATCAATCAGGTAATCCGCCGTTTTAATAACATCGAGGTTATGCTCAATGATCAAAACCGTATCACCATTTTCCACAATCCGCTCTAATACATGCAACAGTCGTGAAATATCATCCACATGAAGTCCGGTTGTCGGTTCGTCAAGAATATAGAGCGAACGTCCATTTGAACGCCGATGAAGTTCAGAAGCCAATTTTACCCTCTGAGCTTCTCCGCCAGATAGAGTTGTCGCCGGTTGCCCAAGAGTAATGTATCCAAGACCTACATCAGCAATGGTTTGTAATTTTCTTTTGATTTTTGGATGGTTTTCAAAAAATACTACTGCATCCTCTACAGTCATCCCTAGTATATCAGATATATGCTTTCCTTTGTATTTTACTTCTAAAGTTTCACGGTTATACCGATTTCCATGGCAAACCTCACAAGGAACATATACATCAGGAAGAAAGTGCATTTCAATTTTAATAATCCCATCGCCACGACAGGCTTCACAGCGTCCACCCTTAACATTAAAGCTAAACCGTCCTTTTTTATAGCCACGGACTTTCGCTTCATTGGTTGATGCGAACACATCGCGAATATCATCGAACACACCTGTATAGGTTGCAGGATTTGATCGTGGTGTTCTTCCAATTGGCGATTGGTCAATATCTATAACCTTTTCAAGTTGCTCAATCCCTTTAATCTCCCGATGCTCTCCAGGCTTGATTTTTGCATGGTGAAGCTTATGCGCCAATGCTTTATGAAGAATTTCGTTGATCAAGGTACTTTTCCCAGAACCGGATACCCCGGTTACCACAACAAACATTCCTAAAGGAATTTTGACATTCACATTATTCAAGTTATTTTCTTTGGCACCTTTTATTTCAATAAAACGACCATCAGACTGGCGACGTTCAATCGGAAGTGGAATGAACTTTTTCCCAGATAGGTACTGACCAGTTAACGAATGAGGATCTGCCATAACTTCTTGCGGTGTACCTTGAGAAATAATCTCTCCGCCATGTACCCCAGCTCCTGGGCCGACATCAATCAAATAATCTGCAGCCAGCATCGTATCCTCGTCATGCTCAACGACTATCAGTGTGTTCCCGATATCGCGCATATTTTTCAACGTACCGATTAATCGATCATTATCGCGTTGATGGAGTCCAATTGAGGGCTCATCTAAAATATAGAGCACCCCAGTCAATCGAGAGCCAATCTGAGTTGCTAAGCGAATCCGTTGTGCTTCTCCACCTGAAAGAGTTCCAGCAGCTCGGCTGAGTGTCAAGTAATCTAAGCCGACATTGATTAGAAAGCCTAGTCTCTCTCTTATCTCTTGAAATACCATATTAGCGATTTTCATTTCCTTTTCAGATAATTGAAGCCCTTCAAAAAATTGATTAGCCTCAACAACTGATAGGGATGTGATTTCCCCAACATGATGACCTGAAATTAATACCGACATCGCTTCCTTTTTCAATCGATAGCCCTTACAGGTTGGGCATGAATGCTGGCCCATATATTTTTCCATTTGCTCCCGAATATAGTCTGAACTCGTTTCCTTATAACGGCGTTCGACATTTCGAATGACCCCTTCGAACTCGATATGACCCTCGCGCACTTGGCCAAAATCGTTTTCGTAGTGGAAGAAAATTTTATCTCCCTTTGAACCATAAAGGACCTTATCTAGCAAATGTTCGGGAATTTCACTTACTGGAATATCCATATCCACTCCATAATGTTTGCAAACCGCCTCTAGTAACTGCGGATAATACTGTGAACTAGTTGGCTCCCATGGGGCAATCGCATGTTCTTTCAAGGACAAATCATGGTTTGGAATCACTAAGTCAACATCAACCTCGAGCTTTGAACCCAGCCCATCACAA of the Bacillus sp. 1NLA3E genome contains:
- a CDS encoding N-acetylmuramoyl-L-alanine amidase, yielding MKIMLDAGHGYNTAGKASPDGMREYEFNRACAAYAKAFLEGYQNVTVYYAHSDQTDVPLQQRTNSANNLKVDFYVSIHANAYGTSWNNASGIETYVYITKPPVALAAAQKIQNHLIAETGLHNRGVKTADFHVLRETNMDAVLVECGFMTNPEEIKLLRSEAYRRTCADAIVKGVAEQFGLAKKPTPVPPPTPAPSTGIYKVQVGAFKQRDNANSLAVRLEKDGFQHFVFSENGLFKVQAGAFKDKQNADELLEKLRNAGYQPFVYRD
- a CDS encoding DUF4097 family beta strand repeat-containing protein, giving the protein MQEERKRVLKLVEEGKLSAEEALSLLNDLDKSQQKMEKKQEELVNELSTVVKFDEEKKEEDSTQFKYQSLKDKIVDFVDSAFKKIKDFDLDFNFGQATEISHIFQHGDVQLRNIDIDVANGSVVLKPWDQSDVRIECKAKVYRASSQDEARASFLKDIQFNVELGTLRFAAQPKWMKVDAILYIPQEDYENVRVRLFNGPVQCENLNVKSLKMKTANGRIAAVGLNGGKLEAETANGKIKIQNSVITELEAETLNGAIQLEGDYSRVEMQSFNGNINCKLTGANSELIDVKTVTGSIELLIPEGIPVVGELKSNLGSFSVELDGIQIIEEKTEMVQKSLHFKPILTDKQPLNIDADTKTGSISVKKSFTMDFQK
- the uvrA gene encoding excinuclease ABC subunit UvrA; the protein is MAMDKLIVKGARAHNLKNIDVTIPRDKLVVLTGLSGSGKSSLAFDTIYAEGQRRYVESLSAYARQFLGQMDKPDVDAIEGLSPAISIDQKTTSRNPRSTVGTVTEIYDYLRLLYARVGRPTCPIHNIEISSQTVEQMVDRILEYPERTKLQILAPIISGRKGAHVKTLEDIKKQGYVRVRIDGEMHDLGDDIELDKNKKHSIEVVIDRIVVKDGISSRLADSLESALKLGSGRVFIDVMGEEELLFSENHSCPHCGFSIGELEPRMFSFNSPFGACPDCDGLGSKLEVDVDLVIPNHDLSLKEHAIAPWEPTSSQYYPQLLEAVCKHYGVDMDIPVSEIPEHLLDKVLYGSKGDKIFFHYENDFGQVREGHIEFEGVIRNVERRYKETSSDYIREQMEKYMGQHSCPTCKGYRLKKEAMSVLISGHHVGEITSLSVVEANQFFEGLQLSEKEMKIANMVFQEIRERLGFLINVGLDYLTLSRAAGTLSGGEAQRIRLATQIGSRLTGVLYILDEPSIGLHQRDNDRLIGTLKNMRDIGNTLIVVEHDEDTMLAADYLIDVGPGAGVHGGEIISQGTPQEVMADPHSLTGQYLSGKKFIPLPIERRQSDGRFIEIKGAKENNLNNVNVKIPLGMFVVVTGVSGSGKSTLINEILHKALAHKLHHAKIKPGEHREIKGIEQLEKVIDIDQSPIGRTPRSNPATYTGVFDDIRDVFASTNEAKVRGYKKGRFSFNVKGGRCEACRGDGIIKIEMHFLPDVYVPCEVCHGNRYNRETLEVKYKGKHISDILGMTVEDAVVFFENHPKIKRKLQTIADVGLGYITLGQPATTLSGGEAQRVKLASELHRRSNGRSLYILDEPTTGLHVDDISRLLHVLERIVENGDTVLIIEHNLDVIKTADYLIDLGPEGGDKGGTIVATGTPEAVAEVPLSYTGKYLKPILERDRLRMTQNIAEKEALGNYS
- a CDS encoding phage holin family protein → MRWLIGILINAVLFMGISGYFDDSFKLSGVGAAITASFILSILNILVRPILIILTLPVTILTLGFFLFVINAITLRLTDSIMGNAFEINGFGMALFVAILMSIFNVLIQKMLLEKKESK
- a CDS encoding PspC domain-containing protein, whose translation is MDKLVRSKSDRKLAGVLGGLGNSLGVSPVLLRIIFVILLFTTGFFPLFLLYMILVFVIPNEQERY